The Candidatus Roseilinea sp. genome contains a region encoding:
- a CDS encoding glycosyl transferase family 1, giving the protein MKIAVNAWFLDSPDAQTTGSGQYATHLIAAIKDFAPEVQIECVSPRRRGDWSKLHFEQVEFPEAARRMRADIAFVPYWAPPLRSDVPVVVTIHDVIPLALPDYRGGPLQRAYAGLVRAASANAVAILTDSNFSKGDILKYLEVDAARVTVVPLAVAPSFTPNVSEDDLARVRARYALPERYVLYLGGFDPRKNIETLMQVYVWCGESIGEEYPLVICGEPSTPVVTDGGERTSLARMAEQLEVSDVVRFIGRAAEEDKPALYAGARCFLFPSTYEGFGLPLLEAMACGVPVIGSSAASIGEVVGNAGVLVDPKDARRMAGALIAVCIEDDLHERLRQRALLRAAQFTWERTAIETLAVFRRVCDERSRK; this is encoded by the coding sequence ATGAAAATTGCTGTCAACGCCTGGTTCCTCGATTCCCCAGACGCGCAGACGACGGGGAGTGGACAGTATGCTACCCACTTGATCGCGGCGATCAAAGACTTTGCGCCGGAGGTGCAGATCGAGTGTGTATCGCCGCGCCGGCGCGGCGATTGGTCTAAGTTGCACTTCGAGCAGGTCGAATTCCCGGAGGCTGCTCGGCGCATGCGCGCGGATATCGCCTTCGTGCCGTATTGGGCGCCGCCGCTGCGCAGCGATGTGCCAGTGGTGGTGACGATCCACGACGTGATCCCCCTGGCGCTGCCGGACTATCGCGGCGGCCCCTTGCAGCGCGCCTACGCCGGCTTGGTGCGCGCCGCATCGGCCAACGCGGTGGCCATCCTCACCGATTCCAACTTCAGCAAGGGCGACATCCTCAAGTATCTCGAAGTGGATGCCGCGCGCGTCACCGTCGTGCCCCTGGCCGTCGCGCCAAGCTTCACGCCGAACGTGTCGGAAGACGACCTCGCCCGCGTCCGCGCGCGCTACGCTCTGCCGGAGCGCTACGTGCTCTACCTGGGGGGCTTCGACCCACGCAAGAACATTGAGACGCTGATGCAGGTGTATGTGTGGTGCGGCGAGTCTATTGGCGAAGAATATCCGCTCGTCATCTGCGGCGAGCCTTCCACGCCGGTGGTGACCGACGGCGGCGAGCGGACCTCGCTGGCGCGCATGGCCGAGCAACTCGAGGTGAGCGATGTGGTGCGCTTCATCGGCCGGGCCGCGGAAGAGGACAAGCCGGCGCTGTACGCCGGGGCGCGCTGTTTCTTGTTCCCTTCGACCTACGAGGGCTTCGGCCTGCCACTGCTTGAAGCGATGGCCTGCGGCGTGCCGGTCATCGGCAGCAGCGCGGCCAGCATCGGCGAGGTGGTCGGCAATGCAGGCGTGTTGGTTGACCCGAAGGACGCCCGGCGCATGGCCGGCGCGCTGATCGCGGTCTGCATCGAGGACGACCTGCATGAGCGGCTGCGTCAGCGCGCGCTGTTGCGCGCGGCCCAATTTACCTGGGAGCGCACGGCGATTGAAACGTTGGCCGTGTTCAGGCGCGTATGCGATGAGCGAAGCCGAAAGTGA
- the xseA gene encoding exodeoxyribonuclease 7 large subunit — protein MQFGFQSTLWSHEPMSVSELTAHIKDLMEGDPTLSDVRVAGEVSNLSRPASGHLYFTLKDATSQIRCVMWRSQAARVARALQNGDAIIARGRVSVYERDGIYQLYVESLVAQGAGDLNVEFERLKRKLEAEGLFDAARKRPLPAFPRVLGVVTSPTGAAFQDVLNVLRRRYPLVEVVLAPTAVQGEEAPEQIVRAIRRLNALGACDVILVARGGGSLEELWAFNDERVVRAIAASRVPVVSGVGHAIDFTLADFAADVRAPTPSAAAEIITPDINELRMQVDELSAVMVARVSARIADARARLAALQRALRLLSPASQLTRRREKMLDLSRRLTTAQINRLALTRLRLEGLRAHLEDIGPAATLARGYAIVRRADGQPVRSVGDARAGDVLRVTVSDGEFRARVTDNPAA, from the coding sequence ATGCAGTTTGGCTTTCAATCTACCCTGTGGTCTCACGAGCCGATGAGCGTCTCGGAGTTGACGGCGCACATCAAAGACCTGATGGAGGGTGATCCGACGCTCTCAGACGTGCGCGTCGCCGGCGAGGTCAGCAACCTGTCTCGCCCGGCATCCGGTCATCTGTATTTCACGCTCAAAGATGCGACGTCGCAAATCCGATGCGTAATGTGGCGCAGCCAGGCGGCGCGGGTGGCGCGCGCGCTGCAGAACGGCGACGCTATCATTGCGCGCGGCCGGGTGAGCGTCTATGAGCGGGATGGGATATATCAGCTCTACGTCGAGTCGCTGGTGGCGCAGGGCGCCGGCGACCTGAATGTGGAGTTCGAGCGGCTCAAGCGCAAGCTGGAGGCCGAGGGCTTGTTCGATGCAGCGCGCAAGCGACCGCTGCCGGCCTTCCCGCGCGTGCTGGGCGTCGTCACGTCGCCCACCGGCGCGGCGTTCCAGGACGTTTTGAACGTGCTCCGACGGCGCTATCCGCTCGTCGAGGTCGTGCTGGCGCCGACGGCGGTGCAGGGCGAAGAAGCGCCGGAGCAGATCGTCCGCGCGATCCGGCGACTGAACGCGCTTGGCGCGTGTGATGTGATCCTCGTCGCGCGCGGCGGCGGCAGCCTGGAGGAGCTGTGGGCGTTCAACGATGAGCGCGTGGTGCGCGCGATCGCGGCTTCGCGCGTGCCCGTGGTGAGCGGCGTGGGGCACGCAATTGATTTCACGCTGGCCGACTTCGCCGCCGATGTGCGCGCGCCTACGCCTTCGGCTGCTGCCGAGATCATCACGCCCGACATCAACGAACTGCGCATGCAAGTGGACGAGCTGAGCGCCGTAATGGTCGCGCGCGTCTCGGCGCGGATCGCCGACGCACGCGCGCGATTAGCCGCCTTACAGCGCGCGCTGCGCCTGCTCAGCCCTGCCAGCCAGTTGACCCGACGGCGCGAAAAGATGCTCGACCTGAGCCGGCGGTTGACCACTGCGCAGATCAATCGGCTGGCGCTGACGCGCTTGCGCCTGGAAGGGCTGCGCGCGCATTTGGAGGACATCGGGCCGGCGGCGACGCTGGCGCGCGGCTATGCGATCGTCCGACGAGCCGATGGGCAACCGGTGCGCTCGGTGGGCGATGCGCGCGCCGGCGACGTGCTGCGCGTGACGGTGTCCGACGGCGAATTTCGCGCGCGCGTCACCGACAATCCCGCCGCTTAG